From the genome of Candidatus Eisenbacteria bacterium:
CCGCCCCGGGGCGGATAAACCTGTCATTTTCAAAGCAAGTGGACCCGGTGCCTTACGGAAACAGCGCCGGTTTCCTCGCGTTGGTGCCCTCGGGTAGCATCGCGGGTCCATGCCCTTCACCATCAGGCAACCCTACCCCCCGCAGGGAGATCAGCCCCAGGCGATCGCGGAGCTGGTCTCGGGGCTCGAAGCCGGCGAGCGCCATCAGACCCTGCTCGGGGTGACCGGCTCGGGCAAGACCTTCACGATCGCCAACGTCATCGCCCAGCACCGCCGCCCGACGCTGGTGATCTCGCACAACAAGACGCTGGCCGCCCAGCTCTACGGCGAGTTCCGGCAGTTCTTCCCCGACCACGCGGTCGGCTACTTCATCTCCTATTACGACTACTACCAGCCCGAGGCCTACGTCCCCTCGACCAACACGTACATCGCCAAGGACGCCAACATCAACGACGACATCGACCGGCTGCGGTTGCAGGCGACGTCGATGCTGCTCGAGCGCGAGGACGTGATCGTCGTCGCCAGCGTGTCGTGCATCTACGGTCTCGGCACGCCCGAGGACTGGCGGGGGATGCGCATCGACGCCCAGGCCGGCGAGCGCATGCGGCGCGAGACGCTGCTCGAGCGCATGGTGGCCATCCACTACACCCGCAACGATCTCCAGCCCGAGCGCGGCACGTTCCGGGTTCGTGGCGACGTGATCGAGGTGCATCCGGCTTACGACGACTACCTGGTGCGGATCGAGCTGGACGACGACGTGGTGGCGCGGCTCTCGGCGGTCGATCCGGTCACCGGCCGGACGCTCCGGCCGATGGACCGGCTCGCGCTGTATCCGGCCAAGCACTTCATCACGCCCGAGCCGCGGTTGCAGGACGCGCTCGGGGCGATCCGCCAGGAGCTGGCCGAGCGGCTTCAGGAGCTGCGTTCCCAGGGCAAGCTGCTCGAGGCGCAGCGGCTCAAACAGCGCACCGAATACGATCTCGAGCTGCTCTCCACCCACGGCACGTGTCCCGGCGTCGAGAACTACTCGCGGCCGCTCTCGGGCCGCAGGCCGGGGGAGCGGCCAGGCTGCCTGATCGATTACTTCCCAAGGAACGATGACGGAAGCGCCGACTTCCTGCTGATCGTCGACGAATCGCACGTCACGATCCCGCAGATCGGCGGCATGTACGAAGGCGATCGATCGCGCAAGCAGGTGCTGGTGGACTTCGGCTTCCGTCTGCCTTCGGCGCTCGACAACCGGCCGCTGCGTTACGACGAGTTCGAAGGCCTGGTCGGGCCGACGATCTACGTTTCCGCCACCCCGGCCGAGTTCGAGCTCGCCCGGAGCCGCGGCGTGGTGGTCGAGCAGATCATCCGCCCCACCGGGCTCGTGGACCCGGAGATCGTGATCAAGCCGGTCGAGCACCAGGTGGACGACCTGCTGGCGGAGATCCGCGAGCGCGTGGCGCGGCGCGAGCGGGTGCTGGTCACGACCCTCACCAAGCGCATGGCCGAGGACCTCACCGATTATCTGAGCGAGATGAGCGTGCGGGTGCGCTACCTGCACAGCGACGTCGACGCGCTCGAGCGCGTGGAGATCCTGCGCGGCCTGCGTCTGGCCGAGTTCGACGTGCTGGTCGGCATCAACCTGCTGCGCGAAGGACTGGACCTGCC
Proteins encoded in this window:
- the uvrB gene encoding excinuclease ABC subunit UvrB translates to MPFTIRQPYPPQGDQPQAIAELVSGLEAGERHQTLLGVTGSGKTFTIANVIAQHRRPTLVISHNKTLAAQLYGEFRQFFPDHAVGYFISYYDYYQPEAYVPSTNTYIAKDANINDDIDRLRLQATSMLLEREDVIVVASVSCIYGLGTPEDWRGMRIDAQAGERMRRETLLERMVAIHYTRNDLQPERGTFRVRGDVIEVHPAYDDYLVRIELDDDVVARLSAVDPVTGRTLRPMDRLALYPAKHFITPEPRLQDALGAIRQELAERLQELRSQGKLLEAQRLKQRTEYDLELLSTHGTCPGVENYSRPLSGRRPGERPGCLIDYFPRNDDGSADFLLIVDESHVTIPQIGGMYEGDRSRKQVLVDFGFRLPSALDNRPLRYDEFEGLVGPTIYVSATPAEFELARSRGVVVEQIIRPTGLVDPEIVIKPVEHQVDDLLAEIRERVARRERVLVTTLTKRMAEDLTDYLSEMSVRVRYLHSDVDALERVEILRGLRLAEFDVLVGINLLREGLDLPEVSLVAILDADKEGFLRSERSLIQTIGRAARHLNGTAILYADAVTESMRRAIDETNRRRARQMAFNRDNGIVPRGVRKDVRELIDGVIDTGGARSELKAAEAAADYAVMSEKQVAKEIKRLEKAMFEHARNLEFEKAARTRDQLAVLREKVFGAGGAGNVTPLVPTERAA